The Sandaracinaceae bacterium genome includes the window CGTAAGTCTCGCGGAGCGCGCGCTTCAGCACCTTGCCGCTCGGCCCGAGGGGGAGCTGGTCCGTGAACACGTACTCGCTCGGCACCTTGTTCTTGGCCAGGTGCGCGCGCGCGTGCTCGTCCAGCTCGGCTGCGCTGGGGGTCTCGCCGCGCGGCACGATCACGGCCACCACCGCCTCGCCGTAGTAGCTGTCGGGGCGCCCGATGACGGCCACCTGTGCCACGCCCGGGTGCAGGCTGAGCGCGTCCTCCACCTCGGACGGGTACACGTTGGCGCCGCCGCGGATGATGAGGTCCTTCAGGCGGTCCACCAGCACGAGCCGGCCCCACGCGTCCACGCGGCCGAGGTCGCCGGTGCGTAGCCAGCCACCGTCGAACACCGCGCGTGTGGCGGCCTCGTCGTCGAGGTAGCCGGCCATCACGTTGGGCCCGCGCACCCACACCTCGCCTTCGCCGCCCACCGGCAGGTCGGCGCCCGCTTCGTTTCGGATGCGCAGCTCCACGCCCCACACCGGCGCGCCCACGTGCAAGGGCGCAGGCGGAGCCCCCAGCGCGACCAGGCTCTCTTCCGTGGGGCCCGTGCGGCCGTCGTCGATGGTGGAGAACGTGGCCTCGGTG containing:
- a CDS encoding AMP-binding protein, translated to MLFTSGTTGGAKAARITHASLLAHTAALVHHTLQLSEHDVVLGALPWTHSFGLRMSVLAPFYAGAQVLSFARFDAQRTLAALDAGQVTWVPAVPTMFAAWTADPDHHGHAERTAVPPRPMAQGVRGALAAGAPLPRELRDRAAQRLGCPVRQGYGLTEATFSTIDDGRTGPTEESLVALGAPPAPLHVGAPVWGVELRIRNEAGADLPVGGEGEVWVRGPNVMAGYLDDEAATRAVFDGGWLRTGDLGRVDAWGRLVLVDRLKDLIIRGGANVYPSEVEDALSLHPGVAQVAVIGRPDSYYGEAVVAVIVPRGETPSAAELDEHARAHLAKNKVPSEYVFTDQLPLGPSGKVLKRALRETYGAG